In one Parvibaculum sp. genomic region, the following are encoded:
- the metB gene encoding cystathionine gamma-synthase — protein MTDGAADGPKPETIASSYGVASDPSYAAVVPPLYLSSTYAFAGYEQQGPYDYGRAGNPTRDMLAEALAALEGGAGAVITSSGMAAIDLLIGRLRPDDLVLAPHDCYGGTMRLLKARAGLGQLRACFVDQGDMREVGRALEGRPALMIVETPSNPMMRVVDIAALAALAHEAGAKVAVDNTFLSPACQRPLELGADFAIHSTTKYLNGHSDIVGGAVIAADPGQAEELAYWSSVVGSCGAPFDAWLTLRGLRTLYPRMRQQQASAMSIARYLADHPAVSKVYYPGLESHDTHDIALRQQKGYGAMLSFELEGGVEGVRRFIEAVKLFTLAESLGGVESLVSHPATMTHADMGEEARGRAGIKETLLRLSVGLEAESDLIAGLQCGLAAC, from the coding sequence ATGACTGACGGAGCTGCCGACGGTCCCAAACCGGAAACGATCGCGTCGTCCTATGGCGTTGCGAGCGATCCTTCCTACGCCGCCGTGGTGCCGCCGCTCTATCTTTCCAGCACTTACGCCTTCGCGGGATATGAGCAGCAGGGCCCCTATGATTACGGGCGCGCCGGGAATCCCACCCGCGACATGCTCGCGGAGGCCCTGGCCGCTCTTGAAGGCGGTGCCGGCGCCGTCATCACTTCGAGCGGGATGGCTGCGATCGATCTTCTGATCGGCCGTCTCCGCCCGGACGACCTGGTTCTGGCGCCTCACGATTGCTATGGCGGGACCATGCGCCTTTTGAAGGCCCGCGCCGGGCTCGGTCAGCTTCGGGCATGCTTCGTCGATCAGGGCGATATGCGCGAAGTCGGGCGCGCACTGGAGGGCCGTCCGGCTCTGATGATCGTGGAAACGCCAAGCAACCCGATGATGCGGGTCGTTGACATTGCCGCGCTCGCGGCGCTTGCGCACGAGGCGGGGGCGAAGGTTGCCGTCGACAACACCTTCCTGTCACCCGCCTGCCAGCGTCCGCTGGAACTCGGTGCGGATTTTGCCATTCATTCGACCACAAAATATCTGAATGGCCATTCCGACATTGTTGGTGGCGCCGTGATTGCCGCCGATCCCGGGCAGGCCGAAGAATTGGCATACTGGTCGAGTGTCGTCGGAAGCTGTGGCGCGCCTTTCGATGCGTGGCTGACGCTGCGGGGCCTGAGAACACTCTATCCGCGGATGCGTCAGCAGCAGGCGAGCGCCATGTCCATTGCGCGCTATCTGGCGGATCATCCCGCCGTTTCGAAAGTCTATTACCCCGGCCTTGAGAGCCACGACACGCACGACATCGCGCTTCGCCAGCAAAAGGGGTATGGCGCGATGCTGAGCTTCGAGCTTGAAGGCGGCGTGGAGGGGGTCCGGCGGTTCATCGAAGCGGTTAAACTCTTCACGCTCGCGGAATCGCTCGGCGGTGTCGAAAGCCTCGTCTCGCACCCCGCGACAATGACGCATGCCGATATGGGTGAGGAAGCCCGGGGCAGGGCAGGCATAAAGGAAACGCTCTTGAGGTTGTCGGTCGGCCTGGAAGCAG
- a CDS encoding NADPH-dependent assimilatory sulfite reductase hemoprotein subunit, whose product MTTSTADRSRDLSQSYDRLSADERMKAASDYLRGTIADGLLDRITGAVPSPDDVKLMKFHGIYQQDDRDLRDERRRQKLEPAYQFMIRVRLPGGVCTPAQWLKLDELARAHGGETLRLTTRQTFQFHWVLKDSLRPIIRGLHETLLDTVAACGDDSRGVMCTVDPQSSRFHAEVATMAKRVSDHVIPKTRAYHEIWYGDERVASSEPEEPFYGRTYMPRKFKIGFALPPSNDIDVYAQDLGFIAIGGPEGLEGFNVVIGGGMGRTDQAPRTYPRLASLIGFVPVDRVVACADAVMAVQRDYGDRKDRLHARFKYTIDDKGLDWIKAEIEKNMGATFDEARPFEFGTNGDSFGWNTTPDGCHHRTVFVQGGRLTLRLLDAMRDIARAHKGTFRLTPNQNLVIAGVEEGEKDAIESLLDAHDLSEEGISTLRKNAIACVAFPTCGLAMAESERYLPDLLTKIEKIVERHGLGDEAITVRTSGCPNGCSRPYIAEIALTGRAPGKYNLYLGGGFHGQRLNRMIRENVAEPAILEVLDDAIGRYAREREPGERFGDFCIRAGIVREVTEGRFFND is encoded by the coding sequence ATGACCACGAGTACCGCCGACCGCAGCCGCGACCTCTCTCAATCCTACGACCGATTGAGCGCCGACGAGCGGATGAAGGCCGCGAGCGACTATCTGCGAGGTACGATTGCCGACGGGCTCCTGGACAGGATAACGGGGGCCGTTCCATCACCGGACGACGTGAAGCTGATGAAGTTTCACGGAATCTACCAGCAGGACGACCGCGACCTGAGAGACGAACGGCGCCGGCAGAAACTCGAACCCGCCTATCAGTTCATGATCCGCGTCCGGCTTCCGGGAGGCGTCTGCACCCCTGCGCAATGGTTGAAACTGGATGAACTTGCGCGTGCTCATGGCGGCGAGACATTGAGGCTGACGACGCGGCAGACCTTTCAGTTTCATTGGGTTCTGAAAGACAGTCTGCGCCCGATCATTCGCGGCCTGCACGAGACGCTGCTGGACACGGTTGCCGCTTGCGGTGACGACAGTCGCGGCGTGATGTGCACCGTCGATCCCCAAAGCTCGCGCTTTCATGCCGAAGTGGCGACGATGGCGAAGCGCGTAAGCGACCACGTCATCCCGAAGACGCGCGCCTATCATGAAATCTGGTACGGAGATGAACGTGTCGCTTCGTCCGAGCCGGAAGAACCCTTCTATGGCCGGACCTATATGCCGCGAAAGTTCAAGATCGGCTTTGCGCTTCCGCCGTCCAACGACATCGATGTCTATGCTCAGGATCTCGGATTCATTGCCATTGGTGGTCCCGAAGGCCTCGAAGGCTTCAACGTGGTCATCGGTGGCGGCATGGGGCGGACCGATCAAGCACCGCGCACCTACCCGCGTCTTGCAAGTCTGATCGGCTTTGTGCCGGTCGACCGTGTTGTCGCCTGCGCGGATGCTGTGATGGCGGTTCAACGCGACTATGGCGACAGGAAGGATCGCCTGCACGCTCGCTTCAAATATACGATCGACGACAAGGGACTCGACTGGATCAAGGCCGAGATCGAAAAGAACATGGGCGCCACTTTCGACGAAGCGCGCCCATTTGAGTTCGGGACCAACGGAGACAGCTTCGGCTGGAACACGACACCCGACGGATGCCATCACCGGACGGTTTTCGTGCAGGGCGGTCGCCTGACCCTCCGTCTGCTCGACGCCATGCGGGATATAGCGCGTGCCCACAAGGGCACCTTCCGCCTGACCCCGAACCAGAACCTCGTTATCGCGGGAGTGGAGGAGGGCGAGAAGGATGCTATTGAATCGCTTCTCGATGCGCATGACCTGTCGGAAGAGGGCATTTCGACGCTCCGCAAGAATGCTATCGCCTGCGTTGCCTTTCCGACCTGCGGCCTTGCAATGGCGGAAAGCGAACGCTATCTGCCCGACCTTTTGACGAAGATCGAGAAGATCGTCGAGCGACACGGCCTGGGCGATGAGGCCATAACGGTCAGGACGAGCGGCTGCCCGAATGGCTGCTCGCGGCCTTACATCGCCGAGATTGCTCTGACGGGACGCGCGCCGGGGAAATACAATCTCTATCTCGGTGGAGGCTTTCACGGCCAGCGCCTGAACCGGATGATCAGGGAGAATGTCGCCGAGCCCGCCATTCTGGAAGTGCTGGACGATGCCATCGGCCGGTATGCGCGCGAACGCGAGCCGGGCGAACGCTTCGGCGATTTCTGTATCCGCGCCGGAATCGTTCGCGAAGTAACCGAAGGGCGGTTCTTCAATGACTGA
- a CDS encoding assimilatory sulfite reductase (NADPH) flavoprotein subunit, with amino-acid sequence MLTPEQSRLVQELLQTIGPKEARWLSGYFAGVEVGLSSSKQFVAPAPAAASARKLSILYGTETSNAAEVAKGLSAALQTKGIANTLADMAEYKVRQLGQEEDLLIVVSTYGEGDPPQPAVGFFEFVESRKAPKLDGTRFAVLALGDSTYEFYCQAGKRLDARFEELGATRLEPRVDCDVDYEEAAANWTDKIVELLAAEASTVSVSTARLETPAASSASSYNKKNPFPARVLENIVIVGRGSTKETRHIEFSLEGSGLTYEPGDALGIAASNDPAVVETLLQALSLAPDEAVDFKGAHTTLGEALTHRFEITAATPRFLDYWAMLSDSAELKSLQSEDCAGERSVFLHNHHIVDIVRRFPVSDVMSQGLLSALRPLQPRLYSLASSLAAAPDEAHLTVAPVRYELHGEPRGGVASSLLADRVAADDLLPVYIQSNAHFRLPADEVPAIMIGAGTGVAPYRAFLQEREARGVTGQSWLFFGERNFRTDFLYQTEWQSWLKDGTLTRMDVAFSRDRSEKTYVQHRLKEQSREVFAWLEEGAHVYVCGDAANLAPDVHQTLIDIVASEGHSSRDAAEDYVRSLQSDHRYQRDVY; translated from the coding sequence ATGCTGACCCCTGAACAATCCCGCCTAGTTCAGGAACTGCTCCAGACAATCGGGCCGAAAGAAGCTCGTTGGCTCAGCGGATATTTCGCCGGAGTTGAGGTGGGTCTTTCTTCGTCGAAGCAATTCGTCGCGCCGGCACCGGCGGCTGCATCGGCGCGCAAGCTTTCTATCCTCTATGGAACGGAAACCAGCAATGCCGCCGAAGTCGCGAAGGGCCTTTCCGCAGCCCTGCAGACGAAAGGTATCGCAAACACACTGGCCGACATGGCAGAGTATAAGGTCCGGCAACTAGGTCAGGAAGAAGATCTCCTGATTGTTGTCAGCACATACGGGGAAGGAGACCCGCCGCAACCTGCCGTGGGCTTTTTCGAGTTTGTGGAAAGCCGCAAGGCGCCGAAACTCGATGGCACCCGCTTTGCGGTGCTCGCGCTCGGTGACTCCACCTACGAATTCTACTGCCAGGCAGGAAAGCGGCTCGATGCCCGCTTCGAGGAACTCGGCGCGACGAGGCTCGAGCCCCGGGTCGATTGCGATGTCGACTATGAGGAGGCTGCCGCCAACTGGACGGACAAGATTGTCGAGTTGCTGGCGGCTGAAGCGAGCACGGTTTCCGTTTCCACCGCGCGACTGGAAACGCCCGCCGCGTCTTCCGCTTCGAGCTACAACAAGAAGAATCCGTTTCCGGCGAGGGTGCTTGAAAACATTGTCATCGTCGGTCGGGGATCGACGAAGGAAACGCGGCATATCGAATTTTCTCTCGAAGGGTCGGGGCTCACCTACGAGCCGGGGGATGCGCTTGGCATTGCCGCCTCGAACGATCCCGCCGTCGTCGAAACGCTGCTTCAGGCTTTGTCACTGGCCCCGGATGAAGCGGTCGATTTCAAGGGAGCGCACACGACCCTCGGCGAGGCGCTGACGCATCGTTTCGAGATAACGGCCGCGACGCCCAGATTTCTCGACTATTGGGCCATGTTGAGCGACTCGGCCGAATTGAAATCGCTTCAGAGCGAGGATTGCGCCGGAGAACGTTCCGTCTTTCTCCACAACCATCATATTGTCGACATCGTGCGCCGGTTCCCGGTCTCCGATGTCATGTCGCAAGGGCTCTTGAGCGCATTGCGCCCGCTCCAGCCTCGTCTCTATTCGCTGGCGTCGAGCCTCGCGGCCGCACCGGACGAGGCTCATCTGACGGTCGCTCCCGTTCGCTACGAATTGCATGGAGAGCCGCGGGGAGGGGTCGCCTCCAGCCTGCTTGCAGATCGTGTCGCAGCCGATGATCTGTTGCCCGTCTATATCCAGAGCAATGCACATTTCCGGCTGCCGGCCGACGAAGTTCCCGCGATCATGATCGGCGCGGGCACAGGCGTAGCGCCATATCGTGCCTTTCTCCAGGAACGCGAAGCGCGCGGCGTCACGGGCCAGAGCTGGCTGTTCTTCGGCGAGCGAAACTTCCGCACGGATTTCCTGTACCAGACCGAATGGCAGAGCTGGCTGAAGGACGGTACGCTCACGCGCATGGACGTCGCCTTTTCGCGCGATCGCAGCGAAAAAACCTATGTTCAGCACCGACTCAAGGAACAGTCCCGCGAGGTGTTCGCATGGCTCGAGGAGGGAGCTCATGTCTATGTATGCGGCGACGCGGCCAATCTTGCGCCCGACGTGCATCAAACATTGATCGATATCGTCGCGTCCGAAGGACATAGCAGCCGCGATGCCGCCGAAGACTACGTCCGCTCCCTGCAATCGGATCACCGCTACCAGCGCGATGTCTATTGA
- a CDS encoding DUF6306 domain-containing protein, which yields MTDEPSSPACYTAEADDAYMGFAPREEILLVLNELLEAERAGARVALASARELTNEDEIALLRAVRDDEVRWCAMLFRYIRKADGLPSLKCGAFFAKAMAIGDLHERLHFLNRGQSWVARKLRELMPRVRSDELYGDLKNMLESHESNIDLTDSFLKNRPTPGGDTHSNG from the coding sequence ATGACGGATGAACCTTCCTCCCCGGCCTGTTATACGGCCGAGGCCGACGACGCCTATATGGGCTTTGCGCCGCGCGAGGAAATACTCCTAGTCCTGAATGAATTGCTGGAGGCGGAGCGTGCGGGTGCGCGTGTTGCGCTTGCGAGCGCGAGGGAGCTGACGAACGAAGACGAAATTGCGTTGCTGCGGGCCGTTCGCGACGACGAGGTCCGGTGGTGCGCTATGCTTTTTCGGTACATACGCAAGGCTGATGGTTTGCCGTCGCTGAAATGCGGCGCGTTTTTCGCGAAGGCCATGGCGATTGGCGATCTTCACGAGCGGCTGCATTTTCTGAATCGCGGGCAGTCCTGGGTGGCGCGGAAGCTGCGGGAGCTGATGCCCCGGGTTCGGAGCGACGAGCTGTACGGGGATTTGAAAAACATGCTCGAGAGCCATGAATCCAATATTGACCTGACGGATAGTTTCCTGAAGAACAGGCCAACCCCCGGTGGCGATACGCATTCGAACGGCTGA
- a CDS encoding LysR family transcriptional regulator produces MDIDVARTFLEVVKTGSFVGAAANLNLTQTAVSARIRVLEDRLDRPVFVRNKAGARLTPAGEQFLRFATTLVQVWDRARHAVALPPGRDTVVTIGAELSLWSPLLRHWLLWMRRECPEIAVSTQIDTSERLMEQVQDGSLDVAVIYAAQSRPGVIAELLFEEKLVFVRTTPANKPLAPEDHVRIDWGGEFAASYQAAFPDQPNPVVSISYGPLALEYILATGGSGYFRKGFIRPYLEEGRLALVPDSPEFSYSAYVVHSTKADPGVMARIRSGLRAAAEIAV; encoded by the coding sequence ATGGATATCGACGTCGCGCGGACATTCCTGGAAGTTGTGAAGACCGGCAGCTTTGTCGGCGCTGCGGCCAATCTGAATCTGACGCAGACGGCTGTGAGCGCCCGCATACGCGTTCTGGAGGACCGGCTCGACCGTCCGGTTTTCGTGCGCAACAAGGCGGGGGCGAGATTGACCCCCGCCGGCGAACAGTTCCTGCGTTTCGCCACCACCCTCGTTCAGGTGTGGGACCGCGCGCGCCACGCAGTCGCTCTGCCGCCGGGCCGGGATACGGTGGTCACTATCGGAGCTGAACTCAGCTTGTGGAGCCCTTTGCTCCGTCACTGGCTGTTGTGGATGCGCAGGGAATGTCCGGAGATTGCCGTTAGTACACAGATCGATACGTCCGAGCGCCTGATGGAGCAGGTTCAGGACGGCTCGCTCGATGTTGCGGTGATCTATGCCGCGCAAAGCAGGCCGGGTGTGATCGCGGAGCTTCTGTTTGAGGAGAAGCTCGTTTTCGTGCGAACCACACCGGCCAACAAACCACTCGCGCCGGAGGACCATGTCCGGATCGATTGGGGAGGGGAATTTGCCGCGAGCTATCAGGCTGCCTTTCCCGATCAACCGAACCCCGTGGTCTCGATCAGCTACGGACCATTGGCGCTTGAGTATATTCTGGCCACGGGTGGAAGCGGCTATTTCCGCAAGGGGTTTATCCGTCCCTATCTGGAGGAGGGCCGCCTCGCGCTCGTGCCGGACAGTCCAGAATTCTCGTATTCGGCCTATGTCGTGCATTCGACCAAGGCCGATCCGGGCGTGATGGCGCGCATTCGCAGCGGCCTGCGCGCGGCGGCGGAGATCGCGGTATGA
- a CDS encoding peroxiredoxin: MTIQLGQIAPDFEQDSTHGQIRFHDWIGSSWAVLFSHPKNFTPVCTTELGEVARLRPEWDKRDVKPIGLSVDPVEAHHKWEEDIAETQGHALDFPMIADPDGRVSKLYDMIHPESDPTVTVRSVFVIDPSRKVRLILTYPPSTGRNFAEILRAIDSLQLTDSRSIATPVNWKPGQSVVISPKLSDEEASRQFPQGYKTLKPYLRMVDLQPLK; the protein is encoded by the coding sequence ATGACCATCCAGCTCGGACAGATCGCCCCGGATTTCGAACAGGACAGCACGCACGGCCAGATCCGTTTTCACGATTGGATCGGTTCGAGCTGGGCCGTGCTGTTCAGCCATCCGAAGAATTTCACGCCCGTCTGCACCACGGAGCTTGGCGAAGTTGCACGGCTGCGCCCCGAGTGGGACAAGCGCGATGTGAAGCCGATCGGGCTGTCGGTGGATCCAGTCGAGGCGCATCACAAATGGGAAGAAGACATTGCGGAAACGCAGGGCCACGCGCTCGATTTTCCGATGATTGCCGATCCGGACGGGCGCGTGTCGAAGCTCTACGACATGATCCATCCTGAGAGCGACCCTACGGTGACTGTTCGCTCCGTCTTCGTAATCGATCCATCGCGAAAGGTCCGATTGATACTTACCTATCCGCCCAGCACCGGCCGAAACTTCGCGGAGATCTTGCGCGCCATCGACAGTCTTCAGTTGACAGACTCACGGAGCATAGCCACGCCGGTTAACTGGAAGCCCGGGCAATCAGTAGTCATTTCTCCAAAGTTGTCCGACGAAGAAGCCTCGAGACAATTTCCGCAGGGCTACAAAACACTGAAGCCTTATCTGCGTATGGTCGATCTGCAACCACTCAAATAG
- a CDS encoding carbonic anhydrase — MKFAAVGKDSADISNLFKRNRAWAERKTRSDPGFFKRLVSQQNPHYFWIGCSDSRVPATEIVDLDPGEMFVHRNVANLANVSDPNFSAALEFAVDVLQVRHIIVVGHYGCGGIAAATSDQTDCEIGRWLIPVRELRKRLLHNSPSGEAPHPNALCDLNVLAQVEALVLNPIVGAAWARDADLTLHGWVYEIADGLLKRVCTPVSPGRQRGTI; from the coding sequence GTGAAGTTCGCCGCTGTCGGGAAGGATAGCGCCGACATCTCAAACCTGTTCAAGCGAAACAGAGCTTGGGCAGAACGCAAGACAAGGTCTGATCCGGGCTTCTTCAAGCGTCTCGTTAGCCAACAAAATCCACACTACTTCTGGATCGGATGTTCAGACAGCCGCGTTCCCGCGACGGAAATTGTCGACCTTGATCCTGGCGAGATGTTCGTCCACCGCAACGTCGCAAATTTGGCCAATGTTTCCGATCCAAATTTCTCTGCGGCGCTAGAGTTCGCCGTCGACGTACTTCAAGTTCGTCATATCATCGTGGTCGGACACTACGGTTGTGGCGGTATTGCTGCCGCGACAAGTGACCAAACAGATTGCGAAATTGGCCGCTGGCTCATTCCAGTGCGTGAACTACGCAAACGTCTCCTGCATAACTCCCCTTCAGGCGAAGCCCCGCACCCGAACGCGCTTTGCGATCTCAATGTTCTCGCCCAGGTTGAAGCACTCGTACTCAACCCAATTGTAGGTGCCGCCTGGGCCCGAGACGCGGATCTGACCTTACATGGATGGGTATACGAAATCGCAGACGGACTCCTGAAAAGAGTCTGCACTCCGGTATCTCCAGGGCGGCAACGGGGCACGATATAG
- a CDS encoding superoxide dismutase, producing the protein MTDRDETHEIFSLPHLPYELNALSPYLSSEAIDTHYSRHHTRYVETLNRLVENLKNPPSTLETLIRSSYQSDIPLFNNAAQAWNHAFFWESMSPQPTKPDGKLRDAISRNFGSIEALKQQFIAGGTGHFGSGWVWLVSRNGDLSVAATHDAGNPITEDGLTPLLTCDVWEHAYYIDYRHNRADWLLTWWDHLANWHFAEKQYEASLGKARGWVFTDSGNTSRR; encoded by the coding sequence ATGACAGATAGAGATGAAACACACGAAATATTCTCTCTTCCCCATCTTCCCTATGAGCTCAATGCGTTGTCTCCCTATTTGTCGTCTGAAGCTATTGATACCCACTACAGCAGACATCACACCCGCTATGTCGAAACTCTGAATCGTCTTGTCGAAAACCTCAAAAACCCTCCTTCAACCCTCGAAACACTCATTCGTTCCTCATACCAATCCGACATCCCTCTGTTCAATAATGCAGCGCAAGCATGGAACCACGCGTTCTTCTGGGAGAGCATGAGCCCTCAGCCGACAAAGCCGGATGGGAAGTTGAGGGATGCGATCTCCCGGAACTTCGGAAGTATTGAGGCGTTGAAACAACAATTTATCGCAGGAGGAACCGGGCATTTCGGCTCCGGCTGGGTATGGCTCGTGTCCCGGAACGGCGATCTTTCAGTGGCGGCTACACATGATGCCGGGAACCCGATTACCGAAGATGGCCTGACCCCTCTGTTGACGTGCGATGTTTGGGAGCACGCCTATTACATTGACTATCGCCATAACCGCGCTGACTGGTTATTGACGTGGTGGGATCATCTCGCCAACTGGCATTTCGCCGAAAAACAGTACGAAGCATCGTTAGGAAAAGCTCGTGGATGGGTGTTCACAGATTCCGGAAACACCTCGCGACGATGA
- the fdxA gene encoding ferredoxin FdxA — translation MTYVVSDNCIKCKFTDCVEVCPVDCFYEGENMLVIHPDECIDCGVCVPECPADAIFPDTDAEATPQWLELNAVFAEKWPNITRKKPPMPEADALNGVPGKLSDFSPNAGEGD, via the coding sequence ATGACGTATGTGGTTTCGGACAACTGCATCAAATGTAAGTTCACTGATTGCGTGGAGGTTTGTCCGGTTGACTGCTTTTACGAAGGCGAAAACATGCTTGTCATTCACCCCGACGAGTGCATCGACTGCGGTGTTTGTGTCCCCGAGTGTCCGGCGGATGCCATATTTCCTGATACGGACGCTGAAGCCACGCCGCAATGGCTGGAGCTCAATGCAGTGTTTGCAGAAAAATGGCCGAACATCACACGGAAGAAACCGCCTATGCCTGAAGCAGACGCGTTGAATGGCGTTCCCGGCAAGTTGTCCGATTTTAGCCCGAACGCAGGTGAAGGAGATTGA
- a CDS encoding Rrf2 family transcriptional regulator, with protein MRLTTLSDYALRVLMYAAAENDRLITIDETAKVYDISKAHLMKVVNILTRAGYLKSVRGRSGGFMLAMPPENISLGAVMRATEPDFALVECFSTGNQCVLTRKCELASVLNEALVSFVATLDGYTLADIALKKRDFRRPPPAGDETRGPDFRNIGTKGEKTRGRVRRTG; from the coding sequence ATGCGTTTGACCACACTTTCGGACTACGCCCTGCGCGTTCTCATGTATGCCGCTGCCGAGAACGACCGACTGATTACAATTGATGAGACAGCGAAGGTCTACGACATCTCGAAAGCGCATCTGATGAAGGTGGTCAATATTCTGACTAGGGCGGGCTATCTGAAGAGTGTGCGCGGTAGGTCGGGCGGATTCATGCTTGCTATGCCGCCCGAGAATATCAGTCTCGGTGCGGTGATGCGGGCAACGGAACCTGATTTTGCTTTGGTAGAGTGTTTTTCTACCGGCAATCAATGTGTGTTGACCAGGAAGTGCGAGCTGGCGAGCGTTCTGAATGAAGCGCTAGTCTCGTTTGTTGCTACCTTGGACGGTTATACGCTCGCCGACATCGCCCTTAAGAAAAGAGATTTTCGCCGGCCGCCGCCGGCCGGCGACGAAACCCGCGGTCCTGACTTTAGAAACATCGGCACGAAGGGTGAAAAGACCCGCGGGCGTGTTCGAAGGACAGGCTGA
- a CDS encoding NnrS family protein, translating into MKPEATRTGGLLFLTYGFRPFFLGGSIWAVLAMALWIGMITGQINPPLGLPLVSWHAHEFLFGYVGAIIAGFLLTAVPNWTGRPPLQGPSLLAIFVLWIAGRSAFLLTGLVDYRVAAFIDSLFLPALALLILREVRTAENKSNVRLAIVIFVLALANILFHMEMSVYGQAVIATRGSISLIILLIMLIGGRIIPNFTRNWLIGRESRHLPAQMNGFDQVALAIGVIALALWTFFPEAILTCLLMLVSGILHMVRLGRWSGWRTLHEPLVFVLHVGYAFVPLGFMLVGLSLIWPDTISPLVALHTWTTGAMGIMTLAVMTRATRGHSGNPLTAPLTTQLVYLCAVMAVIFRLAELVFPDASLTLYALSASSWIAAFSGFLVIYSPMLLFLRR; encoded by the coding sequence ATGAAGCCAGAAGCAACACGGACAGGGGGATTGCTCTTCCTCACGTACGGCTTCCGGCCCTTCTTCTTAGGAGGCTCGATATGGGCGGTCCTAGCGATGGCGCTCTGGATCGGGATGATTACCGGGCAGATCAATCCCCCTCTAGGACTCCCGCTGGTCTCCTGGCATGCTCATGAGTTCCTGTTTGGATATGTCGGTGCGATCATAGCGGGGTTCCTGCTCACCGCTGTTCCCAACTGGACCGGACGCCCTCCCTTGCAGGGCCCTTCACTACTTGCCATTTTTGTTCTCTGGATTGCGGGAAGATCAGCCTTCCTCCTGACGGGACTGGTCGACTACCGGGTGGCGGCATTTATCGATAGTCTTTTCCTTCCAGCCCTTGCCCTGCTGATACTGCGCGAGGTTCGGACTGCCGAAAACAAGAGCAATGTGCGGTTGGCCATTGTCATTTTCGTGTTGGCTCTGGCCAACATCCTTTTCCACATGGAAATGAGCGTCTACGGGCAAGCCGTGATTGCCACACGGGGTTCCATCTCTCTCATCATTCTGCTGATCATGTTGATCGGCGGGCGTATCATTCCAAACTTTACGAGAAACTGGCTTATAGGAAGAGAAAGTCGCCACCTCCCCGCACAAATGAATGGATTTGATCAAGTCGCGCTTGCCATCGGTGTCATTGCGCTCGCGCTGTGGACATTCTTTCCGGAAGCGATACTCACTTGCCTCCTCATGCTGGTCTCCGGCATTCTTCATATGGTGCGTCTGGGGCGTTGGTCGGGATGGCGCACGTTGCATGAACCTCTCGTATTCGTTCTCCACGTAGGCTATGCATTCGTACCTCTAGGGTTCATGCTGGTCGGGCTGTCTCTGATATGGCCGGACACCATTTCTCCCTTAGTTGCTCTTCATACGTGGACGACCGGTGCGATGGGCATAATGACACTGGCAGTTATGACGCGCGCAACTCGGGGCCATTCGGGAAACCCACTAACGGCCCCCCTTACAACTCAGCTTGTATATCTGTGTGCTGTCATGGCAGTCATCTTCCGGCTGGCAGAGCTCGTCTTCCCCGACGCATCGCTAACACTCTATGCTCTGTCCGCATCTTCATGGATCGCGGCATTTTCCGGATTCCTGGTCATTTACAGCCCGATGCTCTTGTTCTTACGGCGCTGA